GCGGCCACAATCGGGTGGTGCTGGGTATAATTCAGGAGGTTTTCACCTCCGGCATAAATGCTCCATTTTCTAAAATAGCGTGTTATTTGAGCGTTCAGGTTTGTATAGGCAGGAAAGTTTTCTTCAAGCCTGTATTCCGGGGGATTTCCAGATGTGTTTGGTAATCTGCCGCCGCCATTAAACTGGCTTGTAAAATCAAACTGCCATCGGTTCATATTGGTGGCATACGAAAGTGTAACCAACCCTTTATATTTGCTCACCAAAGGCTTACGCTGCAATTCTTCGTTGACGGTCATTTTCACATCGTTGATACGATAGGCTGCCACAAGATCAAGCCCTTTAATTAACTCATAGCTAATCTCCAGTTGCGCACTGTTGGAGTAAGATTTACCATTGAGGTTATACAACCTGATTTGTCTGACATCTGCGTCAATGTCAACAATCACCTGGTTTTGAAACTCAGTCCGGTAATAATCTGCGCTGATGGTCATCTCCTTTCCAAACAAATCAACATATTGCGTGATATGTGTTCCAAAATTCCAGGCCTCCTCCTGCTTCAACAGTTCAAGTGTGTTTAAGTCGCGGCTGCTGGCAAGAAAAGAAATATTTTCGGCAATCACATTCGGAGTCCGGTAACCTTTCCCTGCCGATGCCCTTACAACAGTTTTCGGTGTCAGGGCATAGCGGGCATGAACTCTTGGCGTGTAAAAAGTCCCGTAAATGTTATGGAAATCAGCTCTCATTCCGGCAATGAATGTGAATTTCTCCGGGTTGTTATAGGTATATTGAAAATAAACACCCGGCACACTTTCACTCATTGCAAATGCACTGTCGCTCAATACTTCATCATAATCGTTGTAAATGTAGCTGATCCCGGTGGTGAAGCTGTGTTGCGTGTTTCCGATGTACGACTGGAAGATCAGGTTGTTGTAAAAACTGTTCTGTCGTGCCGTGTAATCCCGTAATCCAAAAAATGTTTCCTGATCGTGCCAGGTGTAAGAACTAATCATAGCGATGCTGGTTTCAGGACGGTTGAGTAAAAATCCGTTTTTAGCAAAAAACTGCCAGCGTTTATTGTGAATACCTATGCCATAAGGGTTATCAGCATTCCGGTCATCAGATTGATTAAAATTCATCTGGCCCCCGGTTCGGTCTTCGTCAAGAAATTGAACCCCAAACTGGGCCTCATAGTGTTTCCCGAAATACTCCCAACGATTAAAAAAATTGTATTGGGTGTAAAGCGGATGATCAAGAAAGCCATCACCATTGTGGTCGTCCCTTGAACTATTGTTACTTACATGACCATATATCATAGTAGCCCAATTTGGATCTAATTTGGTTGCGGCGTTGATGTTGCTTTCAATCCGGCCATCGCTGTCGCCAAAAAGGTTGAGGAAAAGCTTCTCGCTATTGTTGGGCTTTTTATACTCGACATTAATCTGGCCTGCGATGGATTCATACCCGTTAATCACCGCTGCAGTTCCTTTTGAAACCTGTATGGATTCCATCCACGTACCCGGAACCCACATCAGGCCGTAACTGTTGGCCAGCCCGTAATAATTTGGTATATTCTCGATCATCAACTGGCTGTAAATACCTGCCAGCCCCAGCAATTGAATCTGTTTGGCGCCAGTGACGGCATCGCTGTAATTTACATCCACAGAGGCATTGGTCTCGAAACTTTCTGAAAGATTGCAACAGGCCGCTTTTCTGAGTTCAGTACTGTTAATCTGCTGTGTAACTATTGGATTTACCCTTGAGATGTGCGAACCGGATTGTCTGGCACTCACTTCGACACCCTCCAGTTCACTGATGGTTGACAACACAATTTCAAGATTTCGGTTGTCCTGATGAATGTGAATGGTGTCGCTGACATAACCCACAAAGCTGAAAACCAATAAGTGCCCGTCATGATTATCTTCGTTCGAATCTCCATGATTATGCTCTTCCTGTTCGATGGCGAAAAAACCTTTGGAATCAGTTGTAGTCCCCTGCAAGTTATGCGCCCAGTAAACATTCACACCGGTCAAAGGCGTCTTCCTGTTTTTCTCATCCAGCCCATAAACCTTTCCGGCTACGTTTTGAGCCAACGAACCGAAGGAGAGCAAGATGAATATTCCTGATAAAAATAATATCCTTTTCATTTAAAATTTCCTTTTGATAATGAATAGACTGTAAACCCGTATTGACAAAAGATAAAAAGATCAAAAATTCAATCTGATTTGTCTTCTGCAGAGGCAGTTCCTGTAAAAGGTGGCTAAGGTTGCAAGTAGAAAAACCTTTTTCAGGCGGAAAAAATAAATGAAGGGGCAATTTTGAAGGAATGGGTAAAGATCACAAAAGCTTTACCCGCCGACAGAGGTGGTGGTAATGAATGATTTACAATGAAATCTGATTCAATTTCCTTGCACTGGTCAAAGTCATTTAAATATAATTCGGTAATAGCAACGATTTGATCGAAATACTGAACTGAAATTTGAACCGGCTTGTTGAATTTCTCCGATATCTTTAGAAACATGTGTTCGTATTGGCAGCAACCATTCTGGCTGCATACATGGTCTGAATTGCTATGCCGGGCGGGCTCTTCGCAACAAGCCGGTTGGCCTTCTTCGTGCATTTCGCAGGTTTGGGTTTCACTTTGATCGCAACACTCGTCGAATGCAGTGACTGAGACATCAAAACTCTGGCAACAACCACATGAGTGGGTGTAAATATTTAACCCGCTGGTAGTTATAATTACTACAAGCGATAATATGATTGCCAATGATTTTTGAAATATCTTTGTCACACCTTTGTTTTCAAATTAAAACGCAAAGATACCAGGTTTGGTTTAATCGTTTTTTGCTATTATTGAAAAAAATTTCTTTAAAAAGTACAATTATGGAATTTGAAATTTTGAATTTATCCGTTGAAGAGGGCATTGCATTGGTTACGATCAACCGTCCAAAAGCATTAAATGCACTGAATACCAGGTTTTTTAACGAAATGGATGCGATGGTCGAAAAAATCAGTAACATGCCTGAGGTCAAAGTGATGATCATTACCGGCGAAGGAAAAGCTTTTGTTGCCGGAGCTGACATTGCCGAAATGGTGGACAAAGATCAGCAGCAGGGCAGTGATTTTTCAAGGCTTGGCCAAAATACATTCAGAAGCCTTGGAAATATGGAAATACCCGTAATAGCGGCTATTAATGGTTTTTCGCTTGGCGGCGGACTCGAACTGGCCATGGGCTGCGATTTCAGGATTGCCAGCACCAAAGCCAAATTTGGTCAGCCGGAAGTTAATTTAGGTTTAATACCCGGATACGCAGGGACTCAACGACTTCCACGCCTTGTTGGTCTTGCCGACGCACTTTACCTGCTGATGACCGCCGAGATGATTGGCGCGGAGGATGCACTCCGTATCGGGCTGGTGCAAAAAGTGGTTGAGCCTGAGCATCTGATGGAAGAAACCATGAAAATTGCCAGGCTGATCGCTTCCAAAGGACCAAGAGCAGTTAAACTTATCAAGAAGGTTGTAAGAAAAGGACTGGCAGGCAGTTTTGAGGATGGTTCGGAACTGGAAGCAATCAATTTCGGCTCACTTTTCGGCAAAGGTAATGAAGGAGAGATTGGAATGAAAGCATTCTTGAATAAAGAGCAACCTAAGTGGGAGTAAGAAAGTCGGCAGTCTGCAGTCGGCAGTCTGCAGTCGGCAGTCAGCAAGTGGGATATTGACCGGGAAATGATATTGTGTAATTAAAATTATCTGAAAAATTGAAAACGATTAAGAAGGGCTTCAGGGCGTTACTTGCTTATCAGAAAGGATTTGACCTTGCGTTGGAGATATTTGAAGTTTCAAAGTTGTTTCCGAATGAAGAAAAATACAGTCTGACAGATCAAATACGCAGGTCATCAAGATCGGTTTGCGCTAATATCGGAGAAGGCTATCGTAAACGACAATACCCGGCGCATTTTGTTAGCAAAATTTCCGACTCAGATATGGAAAATACTGAATCCCAGGTGTGGCTTGACTTTGCATTAGCTTCTAAATATATTGATGAATCACTTTATAATGATCTGATTGAAAAATCAGAAGAAGTTGGGAGGCTACTTTCTTTTATGATTCAAAATCCGGATAAATTTCGGTAATTTTTAACCATTGAATAAAATTAACTAGTTTGAACCAATTACAAGAGATCTGCCGCCTGCCTACTGGAGACTACCATCTGCCGACTGCCGACTGCCGACTGGGGACTGCCGACTGGGGACTGCCAACTGCTGGCTGCCGACTGGGGACTGCCAACTGGGGACTGCCAACTACAAACTTCCAAAACAACATTGGAATACCAACATCATTTGATAATTTTAAATAACAAAAACATGAACTACGACGAAAGATTACAAAAAGTGAGTGTGCTGGGTGCTGCCGGAAAGATGGGCAGTGGCATTCTGCTTTTAACGGCCGTGGAGATGGCCAATCTCAGCCTTAAGCCCGAAAACAAAGGGAAAACATTTGTGCTCAATGCCATTGACCTTTCCGAGGAAGGGCTGGCCGGTCTGATGAAATACCTCAAAGTGCAGGTGAGGAAAATTGCTGAAAAGAAAATGGTGTGGCTGCGCGAAGCATATGCCAGCCGTCAGGATTTGATCGAAAATGGTGAGATCCTTGACGAATACATCTTTGACGTGATGAACATCGTGAGGCCGGTAACTGCAATGGAGGTTGCTTATGGCTCCAACCTCATCTTTGAGGCCATTGCCGAAAACCAGGCACTAAAGGTTAAAATCTTCAAACAGATTGATCAGAACAACCCCAACAAACCCTGGTTCTTCACTAACACCTCCTCCATTCCGATTCACATGTTGAATAACGAAGCTGGATTAGGCGGGCGCATTCTCGGATTCCATTTTTACAATCCACCCGCAATACAACGCCTGGTTGAGTTGATTACCATCAGCGAAAACAGTGCGGAGATGAATGACTTTGCCAACGCTTACGCAAAGAGTCTGAAAAAGGTGGTAGTGCCATCAAACGACTTTGCGGGCTTTATTGGTAACGGCCACTTCATGCGTGATGCGCTGCATGGCATTGCCGAAGCGGAAATCCTGATGAAAGATTTCTCCTTTGCTGAATCGGTTTATATGGTCAACCGGATTACACAGGATTACCTGGTTCGTCCGATGGGTATCTTCCAATTGATTGATTACGTTGGTGTTGATGTGGTGCGTTTCATCATGGGAGTAATGAACCCTTACAATGAAAAGGAAACGCTACACAGTCCGCTGCTCGATCAGCTTTTTGATTTGGGTGTAAAAGGGGGACAAAACTCTGATGGCTCGCAAAAAGATGGTTTCCTCAAATATGAAAAAGGAAAACCGATTGCCATTTATGACTTGCAAAAAAGGGCATATGTTCCGGTTGTAAATTTTTCAGCAAAATGCGATGAACACCTTGGCCCATTGCCCACTGGTTATCAACCATGGAAATCAGTGAACTTCAGCAAAAATAAAGAAGACTTACTGAATGCTCATTTTGAAGGGATAGAGACCCTTAAAACCATTGGTGGTCAATTAGCCAGAAACTATCACCGTCGCTCATTCGACATAGGAAAACAACTGGTTAGTACTGGAGTTGCCAATAGCGATGAAGATGTGAACACTGTCATGCTCACTGGATTTTTCCATGCCTATGGCCCAATTAATAACTATTTAAATTAAGGAGGAAGCAAAAATGAAAAAGATGCAGAAGAAAGTATATATGGCTGCCGGTTACAACACGATTTCTATGGGTACCGGTCGAAATGAGTTTAACCCGAAAAAGGAGAGGCCAGGACTGGAACATTATATTTCGGAAGCCGGAAAAGGGACGCTGGCGCAAATCGGTGGAGCAAAAAATGTGGACGAGAGTGTGATAGGGAATTTTATGGCAGCACGCTTTAACAAGCAGGGTCATCTGGCAGGATTTATCCCAATGATTGACGAGGGATTGACTTTCAAACCCAGTATCAGGGTGGAAGCAGCATGTGCTTCGGGAGGTATGGCGCTGATCACCGGAATAAAAAATGTGCTGGCCGGAGCTGACACTGTTTTGGCTCTTGGCGTAGAGGTGCAAAATACCATGAAAGCCATTTATGGCGCCGATGTGCTGGCTGGCGCAGGATGGTTCGAAAGGCGTAAAAACGGGCACGCTTACTTTTTCCCCGGACAGTTCAGCGATCGTGCCGGAGCTTACTATGAAAAATATGGAAAAGAATATGCCCGCAAAGGCCTTTCGCGCTGGTATCGCAACGCCATCGAAAATGCACGCCTTTGTGCTACGGCACAAGAATTCCACAACACCAACCCCGATCCTGAAGGTACTTGCTTCAAAATGGAACCCAGCGGAAAAACTTTTGTTGATCATTTGAATGTGTTGGATTGTTCCAAAGTATCTGACGCTGCGTGCGCCATTGCCATACTTTCGGAAGAAGGGCTTGCCAAATGCGGGATTGAAAAGAAAAACGCCGTTGAAGTTGTAGGATTTGCCACCTCTGAAAGAGATATTACAAAAAATCCGACCGACCTCACGGTGATGGAAACCATCAGGGATGCAGCTCGCAAAGCACTGGCTCATGCCGGCATCACCATCCACGATCTGGCCACCATAGAGACCCACGACTGTTTTACAATTGCTGGCATTCTTGCCGTTGAAGCACTCGGATTTGCCAAACCCGGCGAAGGCGCCGATTTCGTTTATCAGGGTCACACTGCCCGCAACGGCAAAATCCCGATCAACACCACCGGTGGGCTGGTTGGGTGGGGGCATCCAACAGGAGGAACAGGTGTTCACCAGGCTGTAACCATCTGGGAGCAACTCACCGGAAGAACCGGCGATGCCCAGATCGAAATTCCTGCTGAAAAACCTTACGGAATGACCATCAACATGGGCGGCGACGACGTAAGTGCAGTGGCGATTGTGTACAGGAAGTTGGAATAGACCCTGGAGAATTAGATAATGCTTTTCGATTTGAATCACTCATTATTGTAATTAGTTGTGATTTGATGGCGGTGAAAAAAAGGCTTTTACAGGAATTGTGGCAGTAAATAAACAGGCTGGAGCCTAAGCTGAACACAAGCAAAATATGCAGGCGAAAATGTAGCCAAAACCTCATAGGTTTGCAAGCAAGCGCTGTATCATCTCCCCATCGGCAAGCACTGTCCGGTACTCATCCAAATTACTTTTCCCCATCGAAAGTCCGGGATTTTGGAACAACATTTTTGAAGGGAAATATTTTTTTGCCGATAAATGAATTTCCTGAACACCTGTGCGGGTAATCAAATCCAACACATTGACTTCGTTGATGCCGCTGCCGGCCATGATCGAAATCCGGTTTCCTGCCCGTTTTACCAATGCTGAAATTAAATCTGCTCCCTGTATTGCAGTAGGTTTTTGCCCGGAGGTGAGAATTCGCCGGGCGCCGGTAGAAATTATATCTTCCAAAGCCCTAAAAGGGTTGGCTGTCATATCAAAAGCCCTGTGAAAAGTGACTTCCATAGGGTGAGCAGCCTCAACCAGGTGGGCAGTTCTTTCTATATCGACCGTACCATCAGGCTTTAACATTCCAAATACAACTCCGTCGGCTCCTGCTTTTTTTGCAAATACAATGTCTTGCAGCATGGTTTCAACTTCATTTTCT
The window above is part of the Bacteroidales bacterium genome. Proteins encoded here:
- a CDS encoding copper homeostasis protein CutC, yielding MTLEICCYNIESALIAQNAGANRIELCAGPTEGGTTPGPGTIHIARKIISLPLFVMIRPRGGDFLYSENEVETMLQDIVFAKKAGADGVVFGMLKPDGTVDIERTAHLVEAAHPMEVTFHRAFDMTANPFRALEDIISTGARRILTSGQKPTAIQGADLISALVKRAGNRISIMAGSGINEVNVLDLITRTGVQEIHLSAKKYFPSKMLFQNPGLSMGKSNLDEYRTVLADGEMIQRLLANL
- a CDS encoding TonB-dependent receptor, whose product is MKRILFLSGIFILLSFGSLAQNVAGKVYGLDEKNRKTPLTGVNVYWAHNLQGTTTDSKGFFAIEQEEHNHGDSNEDNHDGHLLVFSFVGYVSDTIHIHQDNRNLEIVLSTISELEGVEVSARQSGSHISRVNPIVTQQINSTELRKAACCNLSESFETNASVDVNYSDAVTGAKQIQLLGLAGIYSQLMIENIPNYYGLANSYGLMWVPGTWMESIQVSKGTAAVINGYESIAGQINVEYKKPNNSEKLFLNLFGDSDGRIESNINAATKLDPNWATMIYGHVSNNSSRDDHNGDGFLDHPLYTQYNFFNRWEYFGKHYEAQFGVQFLDEDRTGGQMNFNQSDDRNADNPYGIGIHNKRWQFFAKNGFLLNRPETSIAMISSYTWHDQETFFGLRDYTARQNSFYNNLIFQSYIGNTQHSFTTGISYIYNDYDEVLSDSAFAMSESVPGVYFQYTYNNPEKFTFIAGMRADFHNIYGTFYTPRVHARYALTPKTVVRASAGKGYRTPNVIAENISFLASSRDLNTLELLKQEEAWNFGTHITQYVDLFGKEMTISADYYRTEFQNQVIVDIDADVRQIRLYNLNGKSYSNSAQLEISYELIKGLDLVAAYRINDVKMTVNEELQRKPLVSKYKGLVTLSYATNMNRWQFDFTSQFNGGGRLPNTSGNPPEYRLEENFPAYTNLNAQITRYFRKWSIYAGGENLLNYTQHHPIVAANDPFGDYFDASMVWGPIMGSKYYVGLRFAIE
- a CDS encoding 3-ketoacyl-CoA thiolase, with protein sequence MKKMQKKVYMAAGYNTISMGTGRNEFNPKKERPGLEHYISEAGKGTLAQIGGAKNVDESVIGNFMAARFNKQGHLAGFIPMIDEGLTFKPSIRVEAACASGGMALITGIKNVLAGADTVLALGVEVQNTMKAIYGADVLAGAGWFERRKNGHAYFFPGQFSDRAGAYYEKYGKEYARKGLSRWYRNAIENARLCATAQEFHNTNPDPEGTCFKMEPSGKTFVDHLNVLDCSKVSDAACAIAILSEEGLAKCGIEKKNAVEVVGFATSERDITKNPTDLTVMETIRDAARKALAHAGITIHDLATIETHDCFTIAGILAVEALGFAKPGEGADFVYQGHTARNGKIPINTTGGLVGWGHPTGGTGVHQAVTIWEQLTGRTGDAQIEIPAEKPYGMTINMGGDDVSAVAIVYRKLE
- a CDS encoding enoyl-CoA hydratase/isomerase family protein, with product MEFEILNLSVEEGIALVTINRPKALNALNTRFFNEMDAMVEKISNMPEVKVMIITGEGKAFVAGADIAEMVDKDQQQGSDFSRLGQNTFRSLGNMEIPVIAAINGFSLGGGLELAMGCDFRIASTKAKFGQPEVNLGLIPGYAGTQRLPRLVGLADALYLLMTAEMIGAEDALRIGLVQKVVEPEHLMEETMKIARLIASKGPRAVKLIKKVVRKGLAGSFEDGSELEAINFGSLFGKGNEGEIGMKAFLNKEQPKWE
- a CDS encoding four helix bundle protein gives rise to the protein MKKGFRALLAYQKGFDLALEIFEVSKLFPNEEKYSLTDQIRRSSRSVCANIGEGYRKRQYPAHFVSKISDSDMENTESQVWLDFALASKYIDESLYNDLIEKSEEVGRLLSFMIQNPDKFR
- a CDS encoding 3-hydroxyacyl-CoA dehydrogenase family protein, which codes for MNYDERLQKVSVLGAAGKMGSGILLLTAVEMANLSLKPENKGKTFVLNAIDLSEEGLAGLMKYLKVQVRKIAEKKMVWLREAYASRQDLIENGEILDEYIFDVMNIVRPVTAMEVAYGSNLIFEAIAENQALKVKIFKQIDQNNPNKPWFFTNTSSIPIHMLNNEAGLGGRILGFHFYNPPAIQRLVELITISENSAEMNDFANAYAKSLKKVVVPSNDFAGFIGNGHFMRDALHGIAEAEILMKDFSFAESVYMVNRITQDYLVRPMGIFQLIDYVGVDVVRFIMGVMNPYNEKETLHSPLLDQLFDLGVKGGQNSDGSQKDGFLKYEKGKPIAIYDLQKRAYVPVVNFSAKCDEHLGPLPTGYQPWKSVNFSKNKEDLLNAHFEGIETLKTIGGQLARNYHRRSFDIGKQLVSTGVANSDEDVNTVMLTGFFHAYGPINNYLN